The proteins below are encoded in one region of Puntigrus tetrazona isolate hp1 chromosome 5, ASM1883169v1, whole genome shotgun sequence:
- the zdhhc23a gene encoding palmitoyltransferase ZDHHC23-A — protein sequence MKRERFKPPEPDDPLCCCGDIDQQREYCCCDCEELDDACERLLRGERDKPDIFSRFVSRMADRLGLPCCAIGPLRLEISVLPPMVLIPGLLRVAAINCVLGIVVLTALPGLVLWYYYVTHRRKRRTLFFLSLALFSLAYMYYLFLTEIVPRGDVSNLQLVTATTGMMLTLISLVRTKQGPGFVKSLAQGVSSISATNRSTNIPGDSAPSNGIIQSNGEKEGKKKLCPVCQLVRPPRAGHCRICGACVLRMDHHCVWINSCVGQTNHRQFILTLLLFLLTSSYGISLVLQSICPRQSLFTAMLYCPGVYNQYSTALCFTCVWYSVIITGGLLHLFILQIINVSYNVTEREAQIALRNKTGRRRFCGLVVETGVYSQGFLQNWIQFLTMNTDENCSPFTFTDMV from the exons ATTGCTCAGAGGAGAGCGGGACAAGCCAGACATCTTCTCTCGTTTCGTCTCTCGTATGGCTGATCGTTTGGGTTTGCCATGTTGTGCCATAGGACCCCTTCGATTGGAAATCTCGGTCTTGCCTCCAATGGTATTAATTCCCGGCTTATTGCGAGTGGCAGCAATTAACTGTGTGTTGGGAATTGTAGTCCTAACTGCCCTACCAGGGCTGGTGCTTTGGTATTACTATGTGACTCACAGAAGGAAAAGACGCACATTGTTTTTCCTTAGCTTGGCACTTTTCTCCCTTGCCTACATGTACTACCTTTTCCTTACTGAGATCGTTCCCAGAGGAGACGTTAGTAATCTGCAGCTGGTTACTGCGACAACAGGCATGATGTTGACGCTTATCTCCCTTGTGCGCACCAAACAAGGACCAGGCTTTGTCAAATCATTAGCTCAGGGAGTTAGCAGTATCTCTGCAACCAATCGGAGCACAAACATACCTGGAGACTCTGCCCCCAGCAATGGAATCATCCAGTCAAATGGAGAAAAGGAAGGGAAGAAGAAGTTATGTCCTGTTTGCCAATTGGTGCGGCCACCAAGGGCAGGGCACTGTAGGATCTGTGGAGCTTGTGTCCTTCGAATGGACCACCATTGTGTTTG GATAAACAGCTGTGTTGGTCAAACCAATCACAGGCAGTTCATTTTGACGCTCCTTCTCTTCCTGCTGACTTCGTCCTACGGGATCAGTTTGGTCTTACAGAGTATATGTCCAAGACAGAGTCTGTTCACAGCCATGTTATACTGCCCTGGAGTCTACAACCAATACAG cacAGCCCTGTGCTTTACATGTGTGTGGTACAGTGTTATCATAACAGGCGGTCTGCTCCACCTGTTCATCCTTCAGATCATCAATGTCAGTTACAATGTAACAGAACGCGAAGCTCAGATCGCTTTGCGCAACAAAACTGGCAGACGGCGCTTCTGTGGGCTGGTTGTGGAGACTGGCGTCTATTCGCAAGGTTTTCTCCAGAACTGGATTCAGTTCCTCACGATGAACACGGATGAGAACTGTTCCCCTTTCACCTTCACGGACATGGTGTGA